The proteins below are encoded in one region of Berryella intestinalis:
- a CDS encoding HD family phosphohydrolase: MAELKTNLTREQAFDLLKRYNEDPYHIEHGETLERLMRYYSQIHDPENVEFWGQVGLLHDLDWEVCQDDALHTVKAAEILEAEGADPALARAIQTHNSDVNPELPSPDHKMEKVLFAIDELSGLINACVRMRPSGSVQDFETSSLKKKFKNKKFAAGCDREVIRYGAEINGMELDELFDSVIEATKATDPHREAWLAEHPEV; encoded by the coding sequence ATGGCCGAACTGAAGACGAACCTTACGCGCGAGCAAGCATTCGACCTGCTAAAACGCTACAACGAAGACCCGTATCATATCGAGCACGGCGAAACGCTCGAACGTCTCATGCGCTATTACTCCCAAATCCATGACCCCGAGAACGTGGAGTTCTGGGGCCAGGTGGGCCTTCTGCACGACCTGGATTGGGAGGTGTGCCAGGACGACGCGCTCCACACCGTCAAAGCCGCCGAGATTCTGGAAGCCGAGGGGGCCGATCCAGCTTTGGCGCGCGCGATTCAGACGCACAATTCGGATGTGAATCCCGAGCTTCCTTCCCCCGATCACAAGATGGAGAAGGTCCTGTTTGCGATCGATGAACTGTCGGGCCTGATCAACGCATGTGTTCGCATGCGTCCTTCCGGTTCGGTCCAAGATTTCGAAACGTCGTCGCTCAAAAAGAAGTTCAAGAACAAAAAATTCGCCGCCGGCTGCGATCGCGAGGTCATTCGCTACGGAGCCGAGATCAACGGCATGGAGCTCGACGAGCTGTTCGATTCGGTGATAGAGGCAACCAAGGCCACCGACCCCCATCGGGAGGCGTGGCTGGCCGAACATCCCGAGGTGTAG